A genomic segment from Phycisphaerales bacterium AB-hyl4 encodes:
- a CDS encoding ring-cleaving dioxygenase — protein MSETIHGIHHVTAIGGEPVTNLDFYTRVLGLRLVKRTVNFDDPTTWHLYFGDEHGSPGTLMTFFPHPLARAGRAGSGEVARTTFAVPAGALADWRQRLEREGLALEQTDEGDQHLLEVRDPHGTRLALTESAGPSHVEPWTGGQVSADLAIRSIESVRLDVPDVDATVAFLQEMFGLQQVGGRGDRRWLDAGGGQRVEVKASARPRAQLGAGSVHHVAFRVPDDEAHVAMQRRLAEGGYAVTEVKDRQYFRSIYFREPGGVIFEIATDVPGFATDEPEAELGQRLKLPPWLESRRTELMQSLPPLTQEVSS, from the coding sequence ATGTCCGAAACCATCCATGGCATCCATCACGTGACGGCGATCGGCGGCGAGCCAGTCACCAACCTCGACTTCTACACCCGCGTGCTCGGCCTGCGGCTGGTCAAGCGGACGGTCAACTTCGACGACCCTACCACCTGGCACCTGTACTTCGGTGACGAGCACGGTTCGCCGGGCACGCTCATGACATTCTTCCCGCACCCGCTGGCCCGCGCCGGGCGAGCAGGCAGCGGCGAAGTCGCCCGCACCACCTTTGCCGTGCCAGCGGGCGCGCTTGCCGATTGGCGTCAACGGCTCGAGCGCGAAGGCCTTGCGCTGGAGCAAACGGACGAAGGCGATCAGCACTTGCTGGAGGTGCGCGACCCGCACGGCACGCGATTGGCGCTGACTGAGTCGGCTGGCCCCAGCCACGTAGAGCCATGGACTGGTGGCCAGGTCTCGGCCGACCTCGCCATCCGCAGCATTGAGAGCGTGCGTCTGGATGTGCCGGATGTCGATGCCACTGTCGCCTTTTTGCAGGAGATGTTCGGCTTGCAGCAAGTCGGTGGGCGCGGCGACCGTCGCTGGCTGGACGCTGGCGGCGGGCAGCGGGTGGAGGTGAAAGCGTCGGCTCGACCACGGGCCCAACTCGGCGCGGGCTCGGTGCATCATGTCGCCTTCCGCGTGCCCGATGACGAGGCCCATGTGGCGATGCAGCGCCGCCTGGCTGAAGGCGGCTACGCGGTCACCGAGGTCAAGGATCGCCAGTACTTCCGCTCGATTTATTTCCGCGAGCCGGGCGGCGTAATCTTCGAGATCGCCACCGATGTGCCCGGCTTCGCCACCGACGAGCCCGAGGCGGAACTGGGCCAGCGGCTGAAGCTTCCCCCGTGGCTGGAGTCGCGACGAACGGAACTCATGCAGTCGCTGCCCCCGCTGACGCAGGAGGTCTCATCATGA
- a CDS encoding alpha/beta hydrolase has product MSDFTHPPIGLHQGQPIRHTGVPLEQAAAAMVMLHGRGGTAESILELARMFDQPRFAYLAPQAAGNTWYPHSFLVPWQRNEPNVSSALQAVADVVAQIEAGGLPRKRIMLLGFSQGACLAAEFAARHAARYGGIAILTGGLIGEQIDPAAYHGSFNGTPTFLASGDPDPHVPWSRVEEAAETYRTLGADVTTRRYAGRPHTVSQDESEHVQGMMAALLEGDG; this is encoded by the coding sequence ATGAGCGATTTCACGCATCCGCCCATCGGCCTCCATCAGGGCCAACCGATCCGCCACACTGGCGTCCCGCTGGAGCAGGCCGCAGCCGCGATGGTGATGCTCCACGGACGCGGCGGCACCGCGGAATCGATCCTCGAATTGGCCCGCATGTTCGACCAGCCCCGCTTTGCCTACCTCGCTCCGCAAGCCGCCGGCAACACCTGGTACCCACACAGCTTCCTCGTGCCTTGGCAGCGGAACGAGCCGAACGTGAGCTCCGCCCTGCAGGCGGTGGCAGACGTCGTGGCGCAGATCGAAGCGGGAGGCCTGCCGCGCAAGCGGATCATGCTGCTGGGATTCTCGCAGGGCGCATGCCTGGCTGCCGAATTCGCAGCCCGACACGCCGCCCGCTACGGCGGCATCGCCATCCTCACCGGCGGGCTGATCGGCGAACAGATCGATCCCGCCGCATACCACGGCTCGTTCAACGGCACGCCGACGTTCCTGGCCAGCGGCGATCCCGATCCGCACGTGCCCTGGTCGCGTGTCGAGGAGGCGGCCGAGACATACCGCACGCTCGGCGCCGATGTCACGACTCGGCGCTACGCCGGCCGGCCGCACACGGTCTCGCAGGATGAGAGTGAACATGTGCAGGGCATGATGGCCGCACTCCTGGAAGGAGACGGATGA
- a CDS encoding DoxX family protein, with amino-acid sequence MHPDLQNRLNDIALLLIRGVLAVVFVFHGSQKLFGWFGGGGLSGTAGFMESIGIPLPMLSTLLAGSAEFFGGIVLLLGVGTRIAAVPMAFTMLVAIVTVHNSAFNAAAGGMEYALTLGVVLVALALTGPGRLTVAKLIPQRSERRTGASIVQSSA; translated from the coding sequence ATGCATCCCGACCTTCAGAATCGCCTCAACGACATTGCCCTCCTGCTGATCCGCGGCGTCCTGGCTGTGGTCTTCGTCTTCCACGGCAGCCAGAAACTCTTCGGCTGGTTTGGTGGCGGCGGCCTCTCGGGTACGGCCGGATTCATGGAGAGCATCGGCATCCCGCTGCCCATGCTCAGCACGCTCCTCGCCGGCTCGGCGGAGTTCTTCGGCGGGATCGTCCTGCTGCTGGGCGTGGGCACCCGCATCGCCGCAGTGCCGATGGCCTTCACGATGCTCGTGGCCATCGTTACCGTCCACAACAGCGCCTTCAACGCAGCGGCCGGCGGCATGGAGTACGCCCTCACGCTCGGCGTCGTTCTCGTCGCGCTGGCACTGACCGGCCCCGGCCGGCTGACGGTCGCCAAGCTGATCCCGCAGCGATCGGAGCGTCGCACAGGCGCGTCTATCGTTCAGTCATCTGCATGA
- a CDS encoding MarR family winged helix-turn-helix transcriptional regulator encodes MARSSLARDIKKRHPFASPEEEAYLNLWRTFAQFSEGIERLLRQHGLCGTHYNILRILAGEKAGTGKGLPALEVRQRLVTRVPDITRLVDKLVEMGLVSRVRTEADRRVVQLAITAKGDRLAKKLEQPVTDLHQRQLGHMSKQDLGQLSMLLEAARRAANE; translated from the coding sequence ATGGCACGTTCATCCCTGGCCCGCGACATCAAGAAGCGGCACCCTTTCGCCTCGCCCGAGGAAGAGGCGTACCTGAACCTCTGGCGGACTTTCGCCCAGTTCTCCGAGGGGATCGAGCGGCTGCTCCGCCAGCACGGGCTGTGCGGGACGCACTACAACATCCTCCGCATCCTGGCTGGGGAGAAGGCGGGCACCGGCAAGGGGCTGCCCGCGCTGGAGGTGCGACAGCGGCTGGTGACTCGGGTACCCGATATCACCCGCCTGGTGGACAAGCTGGTGGAGATGGGACTGGTCAGCCGGGTGCGCACCGAAGCGGATCGGCGCGTGGTGCAGTTGGCCATCACGGCCAAGGGTGACCGGTTGGCCAAGAAACTGGAACAGCCGGTCACAGACCTGCATCAGCGGCAACTCGGCCACATGAGCAAGCAGGATCTGGGCCAACTGTCGATGCTGCTGGAAGCGGCACGTAGGGCCGCGAACGAATGA